In Oligoflexia bacterium, the genomic stretch ACATAAAGGCAAAATTGTTTGTGTTCTCAATGCTCATAAATCGCTGTTGTACTTTCAGTGGTATGAATCTGATGGAAAAGAAATCACCAGCACTGGCCCTGCCATTCAAGCCATTTCTATTGAAAAAGTATTAGCGACTATTTCACCTAAGGTTTTCGTTTTGGGAGAAGTTCCTCCTGAAATAAAATCAAAAAAATTAAAAATTACTGTACCTGAGGCTGTAGATTTGGCTTTGATGACGATAGAGAAGAAATACCAAGATCGATTTCAAAGGTGGCAAGAGGTTGAGCCCAGTTATGTACGAGTACCCGATGTCGTTGAAAAATTACAGAAAAAATCTACCTAAGCCTTAGCAACCGCTTGCACAGCCGTATAATAAAAAACACTCTGTTTTGATTTTTTAATGATCATTACTTCTTTTTTCATTTGTTTAAAGAGGTTGGAAGAAATTCTTTTTTTGGATTTCATAGCGGGAATTGCACTTAACATAATTCCCGTCCAATACTCGATAAATTCTTTTCTTTGTTTGACTGTTCGCGCATCAAAATAAAACGGCTTTACATGAATTTGAATATCTTTGTATTTAGCTTCTTGGAGAAGATTGCCAAGTTTTGCGCCGACGTATGGGTCTCCCCCCAATGCCACTTGAACCTCATTAAGAATATTCCAAAATTCGATGATTGCAGGGCTGTGGGGCTCAAGAAAAAATGATGCATTTTGCACTTCAGTACAAAATATCGTACCGCCTGGCTTAAGATGTTTTTTGATTTCTTTCAATGCCTTTAAGGGTGACGGAACATGTTCTAAAAACCACATGATAAATGCACCATCAAAATTTTTCTTATCAAGCGTAAGGTTAAGTGCGTCTTGTAGATGCAGTTCTACTTTGTCTTTTTTAATATAATTCGCCAGATACTTTCTTGCCTGTAGAATTTGCCCAAGTTCTCGATCCACTGCAGATATTTTAATATGTGGAAATTTTTTAAGCAGAATTTTGGTCTGTGCACCAACACCACATCCGATTTCTAACACCGATTTTGATTTTCGAAAATCAATCAAATCATAGAAGTGTGGTTCGAGAAATTTCGCCTGATCGTAGAGTCTAGCTTGTTCAGTTTGTGAGTAACCGTGAAGATATTTTTCTTTTTTCACACTACCTACTTCTGGGTAAATCGAATTAATGGGATGGTTATAACAATTATTGCTAAGAAAACCAGTGGTTTATTTACCCACACACCATACTCACTAAACCTTAGTCTAGGTATTAAGCGAAAAATCCAGAACCCTCTAGTTTAGTTCAGGATTCACCGATAAAAATGTGAGGAGATTCAAATGTCTAAACGCACAGCTCACTCTATTATTAGTGATGCTACATCAAAGCTCATTTTACCCAATCACAATAAAAAAATATGGGCTATTGGTGGCGGCAAAGGCGGCATCGGTAAAAGTTTCATTATTTCAAGCCTCGGTCTCTCTCTCGCACGCGCAGGTAAAAGAGTAACAATTGTTGATCTCGATTTAGGAAGCGCAAACCTCCACACATGCTTGGGATGTGACATTCCAAAAAAATCACTTAGCGATTTTTTCTCCGGCCGCGTTACTCAGCTTTCTGAAATTATAAATGAAACACCTCTACCCGGCCTTTCATTTATAAGTGGTGCAAATGACGCAGTCTCAGCAGCCAATATTGTTGATCAACAACACACACAACTCATGAGACAACTCATAAATCTGCCCGGTGAGTATCTCCTCATCGACCTGGGTGCAGGAACACATAGTTCCACATTGGATTATTTTCTTATGGCAGGAAAACCACTCATTGCCCTGACCCCAGAACCCACTTCCATTGAAAATGCATATCGATTTATAAAAGCCGCATATTTTAAGTGGATTAAGGGTGTAGAGTCAAAAATAGGGCTAACCTCACTTGTAGAACAAGCTATGGATCATAAAAACGCCCTTGGAATTAGGACGCCAAATGATCTAATCAATAAAATTGCCGCACAAAATCCTCAATATGGTGAGGCTTTCAAGGCTGAAGTCGAGAAATTCAAAATTTATCTCATTATGAATCAAGTGAGAACCAAAAATGATGTCGACGTGGGCCATGCAATTAGTAGTGTTTGTAAAAAATATTTTGGTATTGAAGCAGAATATGTTGGATACTTGGATTACGATAACGCCGTCTGGCAATCAGTACGAAAAAGGCGCCCGCTAATCTTAGAAAGCCCTTATAATAGTCTCGTACAGACATTTGCACAAATGGCCAAACACTTGGACAACGATGAAAGATCTCCACGAGCAGTCATATTACGAACTCCTTGAAATTGAACCAAACGCTTCTCAAGAAGATGTTTTAAAAGCTTACAATAAGGCTCGCACTACCTACAGCACAAATAGTCCCGCGCTGTATTCCCTGATGAACAAAGAAGAAGCACAAGAACTTTTACGACTTATTGATGAAGCTTATTCTGTTTTGAGCAATCAGTTTAAGAGAAAACATTATGACAAAACAGGTGCGCCACCAGAGGATGAGTTTTCACAACCCACAATTATAGCGGCACCACAAACCATCGCACAAACTACGCAGGAAGATTTTGCTATTCCAAGTGGCATTGCCCACCAAGCATTTAGCGAAACTACAACTCAACGAACAGCACAACAAGTTGAGCAAATGCAAAATCCTCAACAACAAACTTACTCACACACACACGCACCACAAGATGAAACTGTGGTCACCACTCGATTTGGAAAATACAAAATCAATACTGAGTTTGAAACTTCCCTCAAAACACTTGAAGACTTCACAGGGCCAACCCTTAATAAAATCAGGCTTTATAAAAACATCTCACTTGATCAGGTTTCAGAGGTGACGAAAGTAAGTCGACCCTATTTGACAGCAATCGAGACCAATGATTATGCCTGTCTTCCCGCCACCGTATTTGTGAGAGGTTTTTTAGTACAGCTGGCAAAAGCACTTGGCTTGAACCCAGAAAAAGTTTCTTCGTCGTATTTAAAAACCATAAAAGAATTGTCAAAAAAATGAGCTCTAAACGAGTCACTCAGACGGTCGCTTCCGAATCTGCAGGGATGCGACTCGATGTCTGGCTCGCAAGTGTTGCTGAAATTCAGACCAGAAATCAAGCCACAAGACTTATAGAAAAAAATAAGGTTCGCGTCTCAGGCGTTTTACCACTGAAAGTAAAAGCGAGTTATCGTTTACGAGGTGGTGAGGTTATTGATATCGATATTCCTGAAACTGTTGTGTCGACAATTTTGCCACAAGATATTCCTATTGAAATTTTATACCAAGATTATGATGTCGCTGTTGTAAACAAACCTGCGGGCCTCGTCACACACCCGGCTGCTGGGCACGCTGATGGGACACTTGTTAACAGTCTTCTTTTTCATATTAAAGATCTTAGCGACATTGGCGGTGTTGAACGTCCGGGACTTGTGCATCGCTTAGATAAAGATACAAGCGGTGTATTAGTTGTAGCTAAAGGCAATAAGGCTCATAAACATCTCTCAGATTTATTTAAAGCCCACGACATTCATAGAATGTATTTGGCAATCGTAGCCGGAGTTCCAAAAGAAAAATCAAAAACGATTGAATCAAACTTGGCTCGACATCCGGTGCATCGCAAAGCTTTTTCTTCTCAAGAAAATGGAAAACACGCCATCACCCATTACGAAGTAATTGAAACGTATAAAAATCAAGCCAGTCTTATTCATGTAAAACTTGAAACCGGAAGGACTCATCAAATCAGGGTACATTTAAGTGAAATGGGAAATCCTGTTTTGGGTGATCAAATTTATGGTGTGCGAAGACAAAAAACACTTATTACAAATAATGATCTTAAAAAAATAATGAACACACTTCCACGCCACGCACTACACGCAGCAGAACTTGCATTTGAGCATCCTCGCACAAAACAGTATATGGCCTTTGAGACACCATGGCCCGACGATCTACTGCAACTCATCGAGGGGCTCAAGAAGTTAAAGTGAAAGATTTTATTAATCCATGGCCCGAGCAATCCAAAATTCATGCGTCATTTTATAATAAAAATTTCAGCTTAGAAAAAATCAAAACCGCTCTTCCCGC encodes the following:
- the tsaB gene encoding tRNA (adenosine(37)-N6)-threonylcarbamoyltransferase complex dimerization subunit type 1 TsaB; the encoded protein is MTILALTTSTDRGSLAVLKDNKIIDQIEWEKKVQHSEVLTVFIQKLLQKTKTNPKDLKAIAVDKGPGSFTGCRMAVNVARTMCYTLNIPLFAAHSLDVMAFGARKHKGKIVCVLNAHKSLLYFQWYESDGKEITSTGPAIQAISIEKVLATISPKVFVLGEVPPEIKSKKLKITVPEAVDLALMTIEKKYQDRFQRWQEVEPSYVRVPDVVEKLQKKST
- a CDS encoding class I SAM-dependent methyltransferase, translating into MKKEKYLHGYSQTEQARLYDQAKFLEPHFYDLIDFRKSKSVLEIGCGVGAQTKILLKKFPHIKISAVDRELGQILQARKYLANYIKKDKVELHLQDALNLTLDKKNFDGAFIMWFLEHVPSPLKALKEIKKHLKPGGTIFCTEVQNASFFLEPHSPAIIEFWNILNEVQVALGGDPYVGAKLGNLLQEAKYKDIQIHVKPFYFDARTVKQRKEFIEYWTGIMLSAIPAMKSKKRISSNLFKQMKKEVMIIKKSKQSVFYYTAVQAVAKA
- a CDS encoding P-loop NTPase encodes the protein MSKRTAHSIISDATSKLILPNHNKKIWAIGGGKGGIGKSFIISSLGLSLARAGKRVTIVDLDLGSANLHTCLGCDIPKKSLSDFFSGRVTQLSEIINETPLPGLSFISGANDAVSAANIVDQQHTQLMRQLINLPGEYLLIDLGAGTHSSTLDYFLMAGKPLIALTPEPTSIENAYRFIKAAYFKWIKGVESKIGLTSLVEQAMDHKNALGIRTPNDLINKIAAQNPQYGEAFKAEVEKFKIYLIMNQVRTKNDVDVGHAISSVCKKYFGIEAEYVGYLDYDNAVWQSVRKRRPLILESPYNSLVQTFAQMAKHLDNDERSPRAVILRTP
- a CDS encoding helix-turn-helix domain-containing protein → MKDLHEQSYYELLEIEPNASQEDVLKAYNKARTTYSTNSPALYSLMNKEEAQELLRLIDEAYSVLSNQFKRKHYDKTGAPPEDEFSQPTIIAAPQTIAQTTQEDFAIPSGIAHQAFSETTTQRTAQQVEQMQNPQQQTYSHTHAPQDETVVTTRFGKYKINTEFETSLKTLEDFTGPTLNKIRLYKNISLDQVSEVTKVSRPYLTAIETNDYACLPATVFVRGFLVQLAKALGLNPEKVSSSYLKTIKELSKK
- a CDS encoding RluA family pseudouridine synthase, encoding MSSKRVTQTVASESAGMRLDVWLASVAEIQTRNQATRLIEKNKVRVSGVLPLKVKASYRLRGGEVIDIDIPETVVSTILPQDIPIEILYQDYDVAVVNKPAGLVTHPAAGHADGTLVNSLLFHIKDLSDIGGVERPGLVHRLDKDTSGVLVVAKGNKAHKHLSDLFKAHDIHRMYLAIVAGVPKEKSKTIESNLARHPVHRKAFSSQENGKHAITHYEVIETYKNQASLIHVKLETGRTHQIRVHLSEMGNPVLGDQIYGVRRQKTLITNNDLKKIMNTLPRHALHAAELAFEHPRTKQYMAFETPWPDDLLQLIEGLKKLK